Proteins co-encoded in one Holophagales bacterium genomic window:
- a CDS encoding MFS transporter, whose translation MKAVVERRATVPHSPSRLPRTVVALGAVSFLTDASSEMIFPLLPVLLATIPGAPAATLGLIEGIAEATAAAVKVVSGRLSDRSPRRKPLVVAGYGLSSIVRPLIALATAWPHVLLVRFVDRIGKGVRSAPRDALIAQVTPPQKRGAAYGLHRAMDNAGAVAGPLLAAALLGLLALPLRTVLALSAVPAALALLVLVLAVKEEPRPEASRAARVDAPPGPLPPEFRRAVAAVTLFTLSASSDSFLLLKAREVGIPAAGVPLVWAFSNAIRAALGTWGGGLSDRFGRKRVLVAAWSLYAACYALFAFVRTPPALLAVLGVYSVHAALSEGAERALVADLVPAAVRGRAFGWFHGFLGLAALPASFGFGLLWTLYGSGTAFLAGAGIALVAAVFLAVAVPAHPERGVR comes from the coding sequence ATGAAGGCCGTCGTGGAGAGAAGAGCCACCGTCCCGCATTCTCCCTCCCGCCTGCCGCGGACGGTCGTGGCGCTCGGAGCCGTCTCCTTTCTGACGGACGCCTCGTCCGAGATGATCTTCCCTCTCCTGCCGGTCCTTCTCGCCACGATTCCGGGGGCGCCGGCCGCGACGCTGGGGCTCATCGAGGGGATTGCCGAGGCGACGGCTGCCGCGGTAAAGGTCGTCTCGGGGCGCCTGTCCGACCGCTCCCCGAGGAGAAAACCGCTCGTCGTCGCCGGCTACGGCCTCTCCTCGATCGTCCGTCCCCTCATCGCCCTCGCCACGGCCTGGCCCCACGTCCTCCTCGTCCGCTTCGTCGACCGGATCGGCAAGGGTGTCCGCTCCGCCCCGCGCGACGCGCTCATCGCCCAGGTCACACCTCCCCAGAAGCGCGGGGCGGCCTACGGCCTCCACCGCGCGATGGACAACGCGGGCGCCGTGGCCGGGCCGCTCCTCGCCGCCGCGCTCCTCGGGCTCCTCGCCCTTCCGCTTCGGACCGTCCTCGCCCTCTCGGCCGTGCCGGCCGCGCTCGCCCTCCTCGTCCTCGTCCTCGCGGTGAAAGAGGAGCCGCGGCCGGAGGCCTCGCGGGCAGCGCGGGTCGACGCTCCCCCGGGACCTCTCCCGCCGGAGTTCCGCCGGGCCGTCGCGGCCGTCACCCTCTTCACGCTCTCCGCCTCGTCCGACTCGTTCCTCCTCCTGAAGGCGCGCGAGGTCGGCATCCCCGCGGCCGGGGTGCCGCTCGTCTGGGCCTTCTCGAACGCGATCCGCGCCGCGCTCGGGACCTGGGGTGGCGGCCTCTCGGACCGCTTCGGACGCAAGCGCGTCCTTGTCGCCGCCTGGAGCCTCTACGCCGCCTGCTACGCCCTCTTCGCGTTCGTCCGGACGCCGCCTGCCCTCCTCGCGGTCCTCGGCGTCTATTCGGTCCACGCGGCCCTCTCGGAAGGGGCCGAACGGGCGCTGGTGGCCGACCTCGTCCCGGCCGCCGTTCGCGGGCGCGCCTTCGGCTGGTTCCACGGTTTCCTCGGCCTCGCGGCGCTCCCCGCGAGCTTCGGCTTCGGTCTCCTCTGGACGCTCTACGGCTCGGGGACGGCCTTCCTCGCCGGGGCCGGCATCGCCCTCGTCGCGGCCGTTTTCCTGGCCGTTGCGGTCCCCGCCCATCCGGAGCGCGGCGTCCGCTAA
- a CDS encoding ribosome maturation factor RimP, protein MRSDIPIGAETLGRIREALAGRGLELCHAGWVPGARKGKLTLTIDRDGGVTLADCETASHLADEILEAGDEIPDAYLLEVESPGLDRPLWTLEDCRRFAGRRVQVATTVPVDGAKRLKGPLEAVEGDALIVMDEDRKRRYTVRFGDVKVVRLIPEF, encoded by the coding sequence GTGAGATCCGACATTCCGATCGGCGCCGAGACCCTCGGTCGCATACGCGAGGCCCTCGCGGGGCGAGGCCTCGAGCTGTGCCATGCCGGCTGGGTTCCGGGAGCAAGAAAGGGCAAGCTGACCCTGACGATCGACCGCGACGGCGGGGTGACCCTCGCCGATTGCGAGACTGCATCGCATCTCGCCGATGAGATTCTCGAAGCGGGCGACGAGATTCCCGACGCGTACCTCCTCGAGGTCGAATCCCCGGGCCTCGACCGGCCCCTCTGGACCCTGGAGGATTGCCGCCGGTTCGCCGGCCGGCGGGTCCAGGTCGCGACAACCGTACCGGTCGACGGCGCGAAACGGTTGAAGGGCCCCCTCGAGGCCGTCGAAGGCGACGCCCTGATCGTCATGGACGAGGACCGGAAGCGCCGCTACACTGTTCGGTTCGGCGACGTCAAGGTCGTCCGCCTCATTCCCGAGTTCTGA
- the infB gene encoding translation initiation factor IF-2 translates to MSAKFTVAELARMMGKPPKEVLFLLQGIGVDVKSAESVLDPGTAQAILTGKTQAPKTLIVRQTPLPQPPAAGVVGTPKPKAERAALKRIKIVDKGPEAEGATSDADVPAVEAAAGSTPQVAPTEPETVSVAPTADKPVPVAPAPEPAPPAKVALVTEPAPAVAPEPPPVKAPSRASRAAAKVAAPAPEPVPEAAIAASAPPAPLATPEPVEPVEPAVPSAAAPVPSLEEPPRQAPPPAAETEKAPVTEAPKVAAAATHPPAAVHPPRHPAPAKPPVPRPTATAPATGAVRRSASGIQTASPASLRAAAQKPAVPGARPGGPAGALGRIMKRTGEPSVPLSAATAASMPLQPSNPASAPSSSHHAPQAMRSAPPVSSAAAPRSGVSGRAVIAPPSAATIRAVARPTPGAVVARPAIPAPATPGTFQRPGMPPRPGFAPRPGFPARPGMLGRGGPMAPAMPPPAIPGTTDRSRRKDAVKGGSAVPAKKDDKKTASKKLRTKEASALATNVRDYLGTFREDTYEDVPGAVPGEGEEVDPNRPISKSAQRRAGKRTMMTETGAVIEVKKDQSGPVFLSEGVTVKELSEKTGILAKDLVKAFLGRGILAAINHPVNPVLAVEIARDFGIEAAVVSFEEDLELSRQQSQADDEAANAASTADKKPRAPVVTVMGHVDHGKTSLLDAIRKAKVAEGEAGGITQHIGAYRVQVKGRAIVFLDTPGHEAFTMMRARGARATDIVVLVVAADDGVMPQTAEAIDHARAAKVPVVVAINKIDKPEANVMRVKQALADKGVLVEEYGGEVVSCEISAKKLIGIDALLEMILLQADLLELKAAVDGPARGVVLEARREVGRGTLATVLVQHGTLKVGDVFFAGSAVGRVRAMLDDRGQRVLEAGPATPVEVMGFDDIPNSGDSLQVVEDESKARQVTGFRQQKEREEALAKTSRLSLDSLFTRMAKGEVKELPIILKADVHGSEEVITQSLNKLSTAKVKVNVLHTGVGAISVNDVLLASASEAIVIGFNVRPERKAQELADKEGVDIRLYSVIYNLTDEIKKAMAGLLDTVSKEIAKGRAEVRETFRIPKIGFICGCMVVDGVIPRGANARLLRDNRVIYEGKIGSLRRFKEDASEVKSGFECGIGIAGYQDVKVGDVIEAFVTEEVAASLT, encoded by the coding sequence ATGTCCGCGAAGTTCACCGTTGCCGAGCTCGCCCGCATGATGGGCAAACCCCCCAAGGAGGTTCTCTTCCTCCTTCAGGGAATCGGGGTCGACGTCAAGTCGGCCGAATCCGTTCTCGACCCCGGGACCGCGCAGGCGATCCTGACCGGGAAGACCCAGGCGCCGAAGACGCTCATCGTGCGCCAGACTCCCCTTCCGCAGCCTCCCGCCGCGGGCGTCGTCGGAACGCCGAAGCCGAAGGCGGAGAGAGCCGCCCTCAAGCGGATCAAGATCGTCGACAAGGGGCCTGAAGCCGAAGGCGCGACGTCCGATGCCGACGTGCCCGCCGTCGAGGCCGCTGCCGGCTCGACGCCACAGGTCGCGCCGACGGAGCCGGAGACCGTATCCGTCGCGCCGACCGCGGACAAGCCCGTTCCGGTGGCCCCGGCTCCCGAACCGGCCCCGCCCGCAAAGGTTGCTCTGGTCACTGAGCCCGCCCCGGCCGTCGCCCCGGAACCGCCGCCGGTGAAGGCGCCCTCCCGGGCCAGCAGGGCAGCGGCCAAAGTGGCGGCACCCGCGCCCGAGCCGGTTCCAGAAGCCGCGATTGCCGCGTCGGCGCCGCCTGCCCCGCTCGCGACCCCCGAACCGGTCGAACCGGTCGAACCGGCCGTCCCCTCGGCCGCCGCCCCCGTCCCGTCTCTGGAGGAACCCCCTCGGCAAGCTCCACCTCCGGCCGCCGAGACGGAAAAGGCCCCGGTCACGGAGGCCCCGAAGGTGGCAGCAGCGGCGACCCATCCGCCGGCTGCGGTCCATCCGCCCAGACACCCCGCGCCCGCCAAGCCGCCGGTGCCTCGCCCCACGGCCACGGCTCCCGCCACCGGCGCGGTCCGCCGCTCTGCGAGCGGCATCCAGACCGCCTCGCCCGCCAGCCTTCGCGCCGCGGCACAGAAGCCTGCGGTGCCCGGAGCGCGCCCCGGCGGGCCGGCAGGCGCACTCGGCCGCATCATGAAGCGCACCGGGGAGCCCTCCGTGCCGCTCTCGGCTGCTACCGCGGCATCCATGCCTCTCCAGCCGTCGAATCCGGCGTCTGCGCCGTCGTCCTCGCATCACGCTCCGCAGGCCATGCGGTCGGCACCCCCCGTCTCCTCGGCGGCGGCACCCCGGTCGGGCGTTTCCGGCCGGGCCGTGATCGCGCCCCCGAGCGCGGCGACGATCCGCGCCGTGGCGCGGCCCACTCCAGGAGCCGTCGTCGCTCGCCCGGCCATTCCCGCACCCGCCACACCCGGCACGTTCCAGCGGCCCGGGATGCCGCCGCGGCCGGGCTTCGCTCCCCGCCCCGGCTTCCCCGCCCGCCCCGGCATGCTCGGACGAGGGGGCCCGATGGCTCCCGCCATGCCTCCGCCGGCCATTCCCGGGACCACTGACCGCAGCAGGCGCAAGGACGCTGTCAAGGGCGGCAGCGCCGTCCCGGCCAAGAAGGACGACAAGAAGACCGCTTCGAAGAAGCTCAGGACCAAGGAAGCCTCCGCTCTGGCGACGAACGTCCGCGACTACCTCGGCACCTTCCGGGAAGACACCTACGAGGACGTCCCGGGCGCCGTACCGGGCGAGGGGGAGGAGGTCGATCCGAACAGGCCGATCTCCAAGTCGGCCCAGCGCCGCGCCGGCAAGCGGACGATGATGACCGAGACCGGAGCCGTGATCGAGGTCAAGAAGGACCAGAGCGGCCCCGTCTTCCTCTCCGAGGGCGTCACCGTCAAGGAGCTGTCCGAGAAGACCGGCATCCTCGCCAAGGACCTCGTCAAGGCCTTCCTCGGCCGCGGCATCCTGGCGGCGATCAACCACCCGGTGAACCCGGTCCTCGCCGTCGAGATCGCCCGCGATTTCGGCATCGAGGCCGCCGTCGTCTCCTTCGAGGAAGACCTCGAGCTCTCCCGCCAGCAGTCGCAGGCGGATGACGAAGCGGCCAACGCGGCCTCCACCGCCGACAAGAAGCCCCGCGCTCCCGTCGTCACGGTCATGGGCCACGTCGACCACGGCAAGACGTCCCTCCTCGACGCCATCCGCAAGGCGAAGGTCGCCGAGGGCGAAGCGGGCGGCATCACGCAGCACATCGGCGCCTACCGCGTCCAGGTCAAGGGCCGCGCGATCGTCTTCCTCGACACCCCCGGCCACGAGGCCTTCACCATGATGCGTGCCCGCGGCGCCCGGGCGACCGACATCGTCGTCCTCGTCGTCGCCGCCGACGACGGCGTCATGCCGCAGACCGCGGAGGCGATCGACCACGCCCGCGCCGCCAAGGTCCCGGTCGTCGTCGCCATCAACAAGATCGACAAGCCCGAGGCGAACGTGATGAGGGTCAAGCAGGCCCTCGCCGACAAGGGCGTCCTCGTCGAGGAGTACGGCGGCGAGGTCGTCTCCTGCGAGATCTCCGCCAAGAAGCTGATCGGCATCGACGCTCTGCTCGAGATGATCCTCCTGCAGGCCGACCTCCTCGAGCTGAAGGCCGCCGTCGACGGGCCCGCCCGCGGCGTCGTCCTCGAGGCCCGTCGCGAGGTGGGCCGCGGCACCCTCGCCACGGTCCTCGTCCAGCACGGGACCCTGAAGGTCGGCGACGTCTTCTTCGCCGGCTCGGCCGTCGGCCGCGTCCGCGCGATGCTCGACGACCGCGGCCAGCGCGTCCTCGAGGCCGGCCCGGCGACTCCCGTCGAGGTCATGGGCTTCGACGACATCCCGAACTCGGGCGACTCCCTCCAGGTCGTCGAGGACGAGTCGAAGGCCCGCCAGGTCACCGGGTTCCGCCAGCAGAAGGAGCGGGAAGAGGCCCTGGCCAAGACCTCGCGCCTCTCGCTCGACTCGCTCTTCACCCGGATGGCCAAGGGCGAGGTCAAGGAGCTCCCGATCATCCTCAAGGCCGACGTGCACGGCTCCGAGGAGGTCATCACCCAGTCCCTCAACAAGCTCTCGACCGCCAAGGTCAAGGTCAACGTCCTGCACACCGGCGTCGGGGCGATCTCCGTCAACGACGTCCTCCTCGCCTCGGCCTCGGAGGCCATCGTCATCGGCTTCAACGTGAGGCCGGAGCGCAAGGCCCAGGAGCTCGCCGACAAGGAAGGCGTCGACATTCGCCTCTACTCGGTCATCTACAACCTGACCGACGAGATCAAGAAGGCCATGGCGGGCCTGCTCGACACCGTGAGCAAGGAGATCGCGAAGGGCCGCGCCGAGGTGCGCGAGACGTTCCGGATCCCGAAGATCGGCTTCATCTGCGGCTGCATGGTCGTCGACGGGGTCATCCCGCGCGGCGCCAACGCCCGTCTCCTCCGCGACAATCGCGTGATCTACGAGGGGAAGATCGGTTCGCTGCGCCGCTTCAAGGAAGACGCCTCCGAGGTCAAGAGCGGCTTCGAGTGCGGTATCGGCATCGCCGGCTACCAGGACGTCAAGGTCGGCGACGTCATCGAGGCCTTCGTGACCGAAGAGGTCGCCGCCTCCCTGACGTAA
- a CDS encoding TonB C-terminal domain-containing protein — MIRGCRGPRRRKSNASAGIRDLDQGKRGEGRGEAEAARAAAEAARQAQAAAAGEDGTPGDVSDTGKGAPVAKGLSGLASSPLKQISAAEAARVAAQEGRSGGGGDEGGGWESEGGFVDSGPLSFDTKGYEWGPYAAEMIRKIKRNWEIPKLAHYGMKGRLVVRFFLMKDGRVEGLRLLVSSGVPPFDNASMQAIRNSSPFRALPPDFPNPREGVTITFLYNIRPEEMDSLDPGKNPPRPLLPR; from the coding sequence GTGATCCGAGGCTGCCGAGGGCCGAGACGCCGAAAGTCGAACGCGAGCGCCGGAATCCGGGATCTCGACCAGGGAAAGCGGGGAGAGGGACGCGGCGAGGCCGAGGCGGCTCGCGCGGCGGCGGAAGCCGCCCGCCAGGCGCAGGCCGCGGCAGCCGGGGAAGACGGCACGCCCGGGGACGTGTCGGACACCGGGAAGGGCGCGCCGGTCGCGAAAGGTCTCTCAGGGCTGGCGTCGAGCCCTCTCAAGCAGATCTCCGCCGCGGAAGCCGCGCGCGTCGCGGCGCAGGAGGGGCGCTCGGGCGGCGGCGGAGACGAGGGTGGCGGATGGGAGTCTGAAGGGGGTTTCGTCGATTCCGGCCCTCTCTCGTTCGACACGAAGGGCTACGAGTGGGGCCCTTACGCGGCCGAGATGATCCGGAAGATCAAACGGAACTGGGAGATCCCGAAGCTCGCCCACTACGGGATGAAGGGCCGCCTCGTCGTTCGCTTCTTCCTCATGAAGGACGGTCGTGTCGAAGGCCTTCGCCTCCTCGTCTCGTCCGGAGTTCCGCCGTTCGACAACGCCTCCATGCAGGCGATCCGCAACTCGAGCCCCTTCCGCGCCCTTCCGCCGGATTTTCCGAATCCCCGGGAGGGCGTCACGATCACGTTTCTCTACAACATCCGGCCGGAAGAAATGGACTCGCTCGACCCGGGCAAGAACCCGCCCCGGCCCCTCCTTCCCAGATGA
- the mqnE gene encoding aminofutalosine synthase MqnE: protein MNGTLPPEAPERLFARLNDPALRPLAEKALSGERLSFEDGVVLFRTPDLLGVAALANRERERRHGNVGYYNVNRYLNPTNLCWVDCGLCAWARKPGVAGGYTMAIEEAVREAAAGWHDGITELHVVGGLHPSLPYDYYTGLLRALRARFPGVHIKAWTMVELDWIARVGKKDLLETILELKAAGMDSCPGGGAEIFAKRVRDVICTNKIDGETWLDIARLCHVNGVKTNVTMLYGSIETDEERVDHLVRIRELQDETHGFLGFIPLAFHPDGTPFAHLPATSGLLDLRVIAAARLLLDNLDHVKAYWVQIGEKFAPVALHFGADDLVGTVTEETITHAAGATTEAGLSRLDLERLIRSAGREPVERDAYYERVVRDAQGRVVRANRHDFVPVAPLP, encoded by the coding sequence ATGAACGGCACGCTCCCGCCCGAGGCCCCCGAGAGGCTCTTCGCCCGGCTGAACGACCCCGCCCTCCGCCCGCTGGCCGAGAAGGCGCTCTCGGGAGAAAGGCTGTCGTTCGAGGACGGGGTCGTCCTCTTCCGGACGCCAGACCTCCTCGGAGTTGCCGCGCTCGCGAACCGCGAGCGCGAGCGGCGCCACGGAAACGTCGGCTACTACAACGTCAACCGCTACCTCAACCCGACGAACCTCTGCTGGGTCGACTGCGGCCTCTGCGCCTGGGCCCGCAAGCCCGGCGTCGCGGGCGGCTACACGATGGCCATCGAGGAGGCGGTCCGCGAGGCGGCGGCCGGTTGGCACGACGGCATCACCGAGCTGCACGTCGTGGGCGGCCTCCACCCTTCGCTTCCCTACGACTACTACACGGGCCTCCTTCGCGCCCTCAGGGCCCGGTTCCCCGGCGTCCACATCAAGGCGTGGACGATGGTCGAGCTCGACTGGATCGCGCGCGTGGGGAAGAAGGACCTCCTCGAGACGATCCTCGAGCTGAAGGCCGCAGGGATGGACTCCTGCCCCGGTGGCGGGGCGGAGATCTTCGCGAAGAGGGTCCGCGACGTCATCTGCACGAACAAGATCGACGGCGAGACGTGGCTCGACATCGCCCGCCTCTGCCACGTCAACGGCGTGAAGACGAACGTGACGATGCTCTACGGCTCGATCGAAACGGACGAGGAGCGCGTCGACCACCTCGTGAGGATCCGCGAGCTGCAGGACGAGACGCACGGGTTCCTCGGGTTCATCCCGCTCGCGTTCCACCCCGACGGGACGCCGTTCGCGCACCTCCCCGCCACGAGCGGCCTCCTCGACCTGCGGGTCATCGCGGCGGCCCGGCTCCTCCTCGACAACCTCGACCACGTCAAGGCCTACTGGGTCCAGATCGGGGAGAAGTTCGCGCCGGTGGCACTCCACTTCGGCGCCGACGACCTCGTCGGAACCGTCACCGAGGAGACGATCACCCACGCCGCAGGCGCCACGACCGAGGCGGGGCTCTCGCGGCTCGACCTGGAGCGGCTGATCCGTTCGGCCGGCCGCGAGCCCGTCGAGCGCGACGCGTACTACGAGCGCGTCGTCCGTGACGCCCAGGGCCGCGTCGTCCGCGCGAACCGGCACGACTTCGTCCCCGTGGCGCCCCTTCCCTGA
- a CDS encoding Do family serine endopeptidase gives MQTRTKVISLSALVLAAVVFGMILAGSLDFTRTAAADPSAAPAATAATPAPPARTTGAGLPSFADIAERVMPAVVSIRSTDIIPASERRGGMNRFFGDGSPFQPFFGPDRRPSGEEEEEQQQQSGGTGFLIEADGFVLTNNHVIDGAEKVEVTVGETEVYKAKVVGRDPATDLALLKIEGTKPFPTLAMGDSDRIRVGEWVMAIGDPLQFEKTVTVGVVSGKGRAPRLSAVTSNFENLIQTDAAINFGNSGGPLVNVAGEVIGINTAISRMAQNIGFAVPINIARRLVPQLKEGKVVRGFLGIQIGPIEPEVQESLGLKSREGALVQSVEKGMPAEKAGLRHEDVIVRVDQTPVRNNRDLIDYVSGKRPGTKVTITFIRGGQEKTTVATLETRREEGEAPAEEPAADENREKIGISVDDLTPALRKRYSVGSEIEGVLLTHVKNVSAAADAGLREGDVLQEVNGTPVTSVAQFRAELKKAGDARFARFYVHRALPRPANFIAAVRLKD, from the coding sequence ATGCAGACCAGGACCAAGGTGATCTCGCTCTCAGCGCTCGTTCTCGCGGCCGTCGTCTTCGGCATGATCCTCGCCGGAAGCCTCGACTTCACACGGACCGCCGCGGCGGATCCGTCCGCGGCGCCGGCCGCGACGGCGGCAACGCCGGCGCCGCCCGCCCGGACGACGGGAGCCGGCCTCCCGTCCTTCGCCGATATCGCCGAGAGGGTCATGCCGGCGGTCGTCTCGATCCGCTCCACCGACATCATCCCGGCCAGCGAGCGTCGGGGCGGGATGAACCGCTTCTTCGGAGATGGATCGCCGTTCCAGCCGTTCTTCGGTCCCGACCGGCGTCCGAGCGGCGAAGAGGAAGAGGAGCAGCAGCAGCAGTCTGGCGGCACCGGCTTCCTCATCGAGGCCGACGGCTTCGTCCTGACCAACAACCACGTCATCGACGGAGCGGAGAAAGTCGAAGTGACCGTCGGTGAGACGGAGGTCTACAAGGCGAAGGTCGTGGGGCGGGACCCCGCGACGGACCTCGCGCTCCTGAAGATCGAAGGGACGAAGCCGTTTCCGACGCTCGCCATGGGCGATTCGGACCGGATCCGTGTCGGCGAGTGGGTCATGGCCATCGGTGACCCCCTCCAGTTCGAGAAGACGGTCACCGTCGGCGTCGTCTCCGGCAAGGGGCGCGCGCCGCGCCTGTCGGCCGTCACGAGCAACTTCGAAAACCTGATCCAGACCGACGCCGCGATCAACTTCGGCAACTCCGGAGGGCCGCTCGTGAACGTCGCGGGCGAGGTCATCGGCATCAACACGGCCATCTCCCGCATGGCGCAGAACATCGGATTCGCCGTCCCGATCAACATCGCCCGGCGCCTCGTTCCGCAGCTGAAGGAAGGCAAGGTCGTTCGGGGCTTCCTGGGCATCCAGATCGGCCCGATCGAGCCCGAGGTGCAGGAATCGCTCGGTCTCAAGAGCCGTGAAGGCGCGCTCGTCCAGTCGGTGGAGAAGGGGATGCCCGCCGAGAAGGCGGGGCTGCGTCACGAGGACGTCATCGTCCGGGTCGACCAGACGCCGGTCAGGAACAACCGCGACCTGATCGACTACGTCTCCGGCAAGCGTCCCGGGACCAAGGTGACGATCACCTTCATCCGGGGCGGCCAGGAGAAGACGACCGTCGCGACGCTCGAGACGCGCCGCGAGGAAGGCGAGGCCCCCGCGGAGGAGCCGGCAGCGGACGAGAACCGCGAGAAGATCGGGATCTCCGTCGACGACCTCACCCCGGCCCTCCGGAAGCGCTATTCCGTCGGGTCGGAGATCGAAGGCGTGCTCTTGACCCACGTCAAGAACGTCTCGGCCGCCGCCGACGCCGGCCTGCGCGAAGGGGACGTCCTCCAGGAGGTGAACGGCACGCCCGTCACCAGCGTCGCCCAGTTCCGCGCGGAGCTGAAGAAGGCGGGCGACGCCCGCTTCGCCCGCTTCTACGTCCATCGGGCCCTGCCGCGCCCGGCGAACTTCATCGCGGCCGTCCGCCTGAAGGACTGA
- the nusA gene encoding transcription termination factor NusA: MSSTEAPPTASRPRTARSAKAAKAAKAPPPTKAIEMLDALKAASRDKEIELDRLVSALEEAVATAARKVYKVREITARFDPETGGLTAWTPYRIVEQKTKPEVTAVPEMDPDDIPIGYVPPPPPAAVADAEKEIRLPWIELLPEEIPGLLSGELAGQSWQVVRDPDGEAIAVSHDEAGIGDEIRLFRSTEGLGRIAAQSAKQVLYQKVREAERDNIYNEYAPKLGELITGTVKRFERGDMIVDLGRTEAVIPREHQSRAERYTQGERVRGVLVDVHRNPKGAQVVLSRTAPELLMRLMEMEVPEIYDGTVVIRGCVRQPGDRAKVAVSSRERDVDPVGACVGMRGARVQAITRELRGERIDIIQFSEDVIAYAQNALSPAKITRVSLMNAEEGVEEEGEETMPTLECIVEEDQLSLAIGKRGQNVRLASALIGAKIDIKSEQAVKEQVAQALQRMLLASQRRGTALAEILELEPAALEALAAAGFETVGEVLEADGGEDEEASGRLDAALPDEDDRLDALDALRAFESAPAEEEPEEEEGDFLTTDEDGEEAETEETEETEETSEAEGSEEAGDAGAEDASGETASEPGDSGPETENPEK, encoded by the coding sequence ATGAGCTCGACCGAGGCCCCGCCCACTGCCTCCCGGCCCAGGACGGCCCGTTCCGCGAAGGCCGCCAAGGCGGCCAAGGCCCCGCCTCCGACCAAGGCGATCGAGATGCTCGACGCGCTCAAGGCCGCCTCGCGCGACAAGGAGATCGAGCTCGACCGGCTCGTCTCCGCGCTCGAGGAGGCGGTCGCGACGGCAGCGCGCAAGGTCTACAAGGTGCGCGAGATCACTGCGCGCTTCGACCCGGAGACCGGCGGGCTGACGGCCTGGACCCCCTACCGGATCGTCGAACAGAAGACGAAGCCGGAAGTCACCGCGGTCCCGGAAATGGACCCCGATGACATACCGATCGGCTACGTGCCGCCGCCGCCCCCCGCGGCCGTCGCGGATGCCGAAAAAGAGATTCGCCTTCCCTGGATCGAGCTCCTCCCCGAGGAGATCCCGGGCCTTCTTTCGGGCGAGCTCGCCGGGCAGAGCTGGCAGGTCGTCCGGGACCCCGATGGCGAGGCCATCGCGGTCTCGCACGACGAGGCCGGGATCGGCGACGAGATCCGCCTCTTCCGCTCGACCGAAGGGCTGGGGCGCATCGCCGCCCAGAGCGCCAAGCAGGTGCTCTACCAGAAGGTCCGCGAGGCCGAGCGCGACAACATCTACAACGAGTACGCCCCGAAGCTCGGAGAGCTGATCACCGGAACGGTGAAGCGCTTCGAGCGCGGCGACATGATCGTCGACCTCGGCCGGACCGAGGCGGTCATTCCGCGCGAGCACCAGTCCCGCGCCGAGCGGTACACCCAGGGGGAGAGGGTCCGGGGCGTCCTCGTCGACGTCCACCGCAACCCCAAGGGCGCTCAGGTCGTCCTTTCCCGGACGGCCCCCGAGCTCCTGATGCGTCTCATGGAGATGGAGGTCCCCGAGATCTACGACGGGACCGTCGTCATCCGCGGCTGCGTCCGCCAGCCCGGCGACCGCGCCAAGGTGGCGGTCTCCTCGCGCGAGCGGGACGTCGACCCGGTCGGCGCCTGCGTCGGCATGCGCGGCGCACGCGTCCAGGCGATCACCCGGGAGCTGCGCGGCGAGCGCATCGACATCATCCAGTTCTCCGAGGACGTCATCGCGTACGCCCAGAACGCGCTCTCCCCCGCGAAGATCACGCGCGTCTCCCTCATGAACGCCGAGGAAGGCGTCGAGGAAGAGGGCGAGGAGACGATGCCGACCCTGGAGTGCATCGTCGAGGAAGACCAGCTCTCTCTCGCCATCGGCAAGCGCGGACAGAACGTCCGCCTCGCCTCGGCGCTCATCGGAGCGAAGATCGACATCAAGAGCGAGCAGGCCGTCAAGGAGCAGGTCGCCCAGGCCCTCCAGCGGATGCTCCTCGCATCGCAGCGTCGCGGGACGGCGCTCGCCGAAATCCTCGAGCTCGAGCCGGCCGCCCTCGAGGCGCTCGCCGCGGCGGGCTTCGAGACCGTGGGCGAGGTCCTCGAGGCCGACGGCGGCGAGGACGAGGAAGCGAGCGGCCGCCTCGACGCCGCCCTTCCCGACGAGGACGACCGCCTGGACGCCCTCGACGCTCTCAGGGCTTTCGAGTCGGCTCCGGCCGAGGAGGAGCCCGAAGAAGAAGAGGGCGACTTCCTCACCACGGACGAGGACGGCGAAGAGGCAGAGACCGAAGAGACGGAAGAGACCGAAGAGACCAGCGAGGCCGAAGGGTCCGAGGAAGCCGGCGACGCCGGTGCCGAGGACGCCAGCGGCGAGACGGCGAGCGAGCCCGGGGATTCCGGGCCGGAGACGGAGAACCCCGAGAAGTGA